A single window of Thermococcus sp. DNA harbors:
- the speD gene encoding adenosylmethionine decarboxylase, whose translation METIGFHYVVEAAGCDPEILGNADRIREIFLEAAKVGNMEVKSSYFFKFSPTGVSGVVIVAESHISIHTWPEKGYAALDVYTCGTKANPEKAVDYILDKLKAKYAHVSEIKRGIEEDDETFTHMIVTWEESLRKNGNGI comes from the coding sequence ATAGAGACCATCGGCTTTCATTATGTTGTTGAGGCCGCTGGCTGTGATCCAGAGATACTCGGCAACGCGGACAGAATAAGAGAGATATTCCTCGAGGCGGCGAAGGTCGGCAACATGGAGGTCAAGTCAAGCTACTTCTTCAAGTTCTCACCAACCGGCGTCAGCGGAGTCGTTATCGTTGCCGAGAGCCATATTTCAATTCATACTTGGCCCGAGAAGGGTTACGCTGCTTTAGATGTTTACACTTGCGGGACTAAGGCCAATCCGGAGAAGGCCGTTGATTATATCCTCGACAAACTCAAAGCAAAGTACGCCCACGTGAGTGAGATAAAGCGTGGAATTGAAGAAGATGATGAAACGTTTACCCACATGATAGTTACTTGGGAAGAAAGTCTGAGAAAAAATGGGAATGGAATTTAA
- a CDS encoding YkgJ family cysteine cluster protein translates to MRFKPKPFTEPLPFRCLYCLDCCRGRHVYLTLKDIEGIAKAGHDPQDFVTFSVEGDKIRFVLAIREWDLGCVFHDPETGKCRIHPVRPIICRIYPFMVSRKPLGVDGEKPFEYKGETLWLYYDESCPGINAEEPEVVISPEEIAELGLEFEREFKRTDMDGFAKLLDELEK, encoded by the coding sequence ATGCGTTTCAAACCTAAACCGTTCACGGAACCCCTGCCCTTCAGGTGTCTCTACTGCCTCGACTGCTGCAGGGGGAGACACGTTTACCTCACGCTCAAGGACATCGAAGGGATAGCCAAGGCTGGCCACGACCCGCAGGACTTCGTAACCTTCTCGGTAGAGGGAGATAAGATACGCTTCGTCCTTGCCATTCGGGAGTGGGATTTGGGATGCGTTTTCCACGACCCCGAGACCGGAAAGTGCAGGATTCACCCGGTGAGGCCCATTATATGCCGGATTTACCCCTTCATGGTCTCTCGTAAGCCACTTGGCGTTGATGGTGAGAAGCCGTTTGAGTACAAGGGGGAAACCCTCTGGCTCTACTACGACGAGAGCTGTCCCGGGATAAACGCGGAGGAGCCGGAAGTCGTGATAAGCCCCGAGGAGATAGCGGAACTCGGCCTGGAGTTCGAGCGGGAGTTCAAAAGAACCGACATGGACGGCTTTGCAAAGCTTCTCGACGAGCTCGAAAAGTAG
- a CDS encoding DUF308 domain-containing protein — MKKFGGENVEYGEVGKNWVWLLGLGIIFMTLGFAGLLLLPLVSITSVAIFGAFMLVGGTLQVIQGIAKAKDWKSRTLHIIMGVVYVIGGIATLENPILATTILTLVLGFSLMLIGAIRIGVAFQNRDISQWALMTLSGVLTVILGFLIVIQWPWSSLWAIGLFVSVDLIMSGANFIAIALSAKAEHEATTKTAAG, encoded by the coding sequence GTGAAAAAATTTGGGGGTGAGAACGTGGAATACGGAGAGGTCGGGAAGAACTGGGTATGGCTCTTGGGACTCGGGATAATCTTCATGACGCTGGGCTTCGCCGGGTTACTGTTGCTACCCCTGGTTAGCATAACGAGTGTTGCCATCTTCGGTGCCTTCATGCTCGTCGGCGGAACACTGCAGGTCATACAGGGAATCGCCAAAGCCAAGGACTGGAAGAGCAGAACCCTCCACATTATCATGGGTGTGGTGTACGTAATAGGCGGTATAGCAACGCTCGAGAACCCGATTCTGGCAACGACAATTTTGACTCTCGTTCTGGGCTTCTCGCTGATGCTAATAGGTGCCATAAGGATTGGCGTTGCATTCCAGAACAGGGATATCAGCCAGTGGGCTCTGATGACACTCTCGGGTGTTCTGACGGTAATCCTGGGGTTCCTGATAGTTATTCAGTGGCCCTGGTCGAGCCTCTGGGCGATTGGGCTATTCGTTTCAGTTGACCTGATAATGAGCGGTGCAAACTTCATAGCGATAGCACTGAGTGCAAAGGCCGAACACGAGGCAACTACCAAAACAGCCGCGGGGTGA
- a CDS encoding KaiC domain-containing protein, protein MIRRVKTGIPGMDEILHGGIPERNVVLLSGGPGTGKTIFSQQFIWNGLQMGEPGIYVALEEHPVQVRQNMAQFGWDVRKYEEEGLFAMVDAFTAGIGKSKEYEKYIVHDLTDIREFIDVLRGAVKDIGAKRVVIDSVTTLYINKPAMARSIVMQLKRVLAGLGVTSILVSQISVGERGFGGPGVEHGVDGIIRLDLDEIDGELKRSLIVWKMRGTSHSMRRHPFEITDKGIVVYPDKVLKRKTIVEIE, encoded by the coding sequence ATGATTAGGAGGGTTAAAACGGGCATCCCTGGGATGGACGAAATCCTTCACGGTGGAATCCCTGAGCGAAACGTTGTCCTTCTCAGCGGTGGTCCCGGGACGGGAAAAACGATATTCAGTCAGCAGTTCATATGGAACGGTCTTCAAATGGGTGAGCCTGGTATTTACGTTGCCCTCGAGGAGCACCCCGTTCAGGTGAGGCAGAACATGGCCCAGTTCGGCTGGGACGTGAGGAAGTACGAGGAGGAAGGGCTTTTCGCAATGGTTGACGCCTTCACGGCCGGAATAGGAAAGAGCAAGGAGTACGAAAAGTACATAGTCCACGACCTAACGGACATCAGGGAGTTCATAGACGTCCTCAGGGGGGCCGTTAAGGACATCGGTGCGAAGAGGGTCGTTATAGACTCCGTCACAACCCTCTACATCAACAAGCCCGCGATGGCTAGGAGCATTGTCATGCAGCTCAAGCGCGTTTTGGCAGGGTTGGGAGTTACGAGCATACTTGTGAGCCAGATAAGCGTTGGGGAAAGGGGTTTCGGCGGACCGGGTGTTGAGCACGGCGTTGATGGAATAATTCGCCTTGATCTGGACGAGATTGACGGCGAGCTCAAGCGCTCGTTGATAGTCTGGAAGATGCGCGGAACGAGCCATTCAATGAGAAGGCACCCATTTGAGATAACTGACAAGGGAATAGTGGTTTATCCGGATAAAGTCCTCAAAAGGAAGACAATAGTTGAAATTGAATAA